From a region of the Sulfitobacter noctilucicola genome:
- a CDS encoding helix-turn-helix domain-containing protein produces MTRDALTGSRIREKRVMAGLKQADLARNIGISASYLNLIEHNRRKIGGKLLLNIAQALGVETQALTEGAEAALIASLREAADEAGLSAAEAARADEFAGRFPGWADVVAGTRKRVEALERTVEALTDRLAHDPHLAASMHELLSTAAAIRSTASILAETKTLQPEWRDRFHANIHEDSRRLSDSAGAIVTYLEADGEAADAASSPQEEVEKFLTAQEFSFPMLELGTPKADQIARVVDAAPELKSQAAKYIATNVLQQVAGDAAVLKLAELRSAINEAGTDPLALARILRLGVPCILRRLAALPELGAGLVVCDRSGTVIFRKSIEGFTVPRHGSGCPLWPLFAALGDPGTVLKTRISQSSGGDLAFDSFAACETLTTPQYNARPLVQGVMLLLPAAAGSGQGLEVGSTCRVCAQRECRARREPSVLGVGV; encoded by the coding sequence ATGACGCGCGACGCACTGACGGGCAGCCGCATCCGTGAAAAGCGGGTGATGGCCGGGCTCAAGCAGGCCGATCTGGCCCGCAATATCGGAATCTCCGCAAGCTATCTCAATTTGATCGAGCACAACCGTCGCAAGATCGGGGGGAAGTTGCTGCTCAATATCGCTCAGGCTTTGGGTGTTGAGACGCAGGCACTGACGGAAGGTGCAGAAGCCGCATTGATCGCCAGCCTGCGCGAAGCGGCTGACGAAGCCGGATTAAGTGCCGCCGAAGCGGCCCGCGCCGACGAATTTGCAGGGCGCTTTCCGGGGTGGGCAGATGTCGTGGCAGGCACCCGCAAACGGGTCGAAGCGCTGGAGCGCACAGTTGAGGCATTGACCGACCGTCTGGCCCATGACCCGCATCTTGCCGCATCTATGCACGAGCTGTTGTCAACAGCGGCGGCGATCCGGTCAACGGCGTCGATCCTTGCGGAAACCAAAACATTGCAGCCAGAATGGCGCGACCGCTTCCATGCCAATATTCACGAAGACAGCAGACGCCTGTCAGACAGTGCCGGTGCTATCGTCACCTATCTGGAAGCGGACGGGGAAGCTGCCGATGCGGCGAGTTCTCCGCAAGAAGAAGTCGAGAAATTTCTGACTGCGCAGGAATTCAGCTTTCCGATGCTTGAGTTGGGCACCCCGAAGGCAGACCAGATCGCGCGCGTTGTTGATGCCGCACCAGAACTGAAATCGCAGGCTGCGAAATACATCGCGACAAACGTTCTGCAACAGGTAGCTGGTGATGCTGCCGTGCTCAAGCTGGCCGAACTCCGGTCTGCAATCAATGAGGCAGGCACCGACCCCTTGGCGCTTGCGCGTATTCTGCGCCTCGGCGTGCCCTGCATTCTGCGGCGACTGGCGGCTTTGCCTGAACTGGGTGCGGGGCTGGTCGTCTGTGATCGCTCCGGCACGGTCATTTTTCGCAAATCCATCGAAGGTTTCACAGTGCCGCGTCATGGATCGGGCTGTCCGCTTTGGCCACTGTTTGCGGCACTTGGCGATCCCGGCACAGTGCTAAAAACCCGGATTAGCCAGTCAAGCGGTGGCGATCTGGCGTTCGACAGTTTTGCGGCCTGCGAAACGCTCACCACACCGCAGTATAACGCGCGGCCATTGGTGCAGGGGGTGATGCTGTTGCTGCCTGCTGCTGCGGGGTCGGGGCAGGGCCTTGAGGTGGGATCAACCTGTAGGGTCTGCGCACAAAGAGAATGTCGCGCCCGTCGCGAGCCGTCAGTGCTTGGCGTCGGGGTCTGA
- a CDS encoding response regulator transcription factor, giving the protein MTKHVVLVEDEVNIAEAIRFLLSNEGWRVETLANGGSAYDVIRNAVPDLVILDVMLPGKSGFEILHDLRSDAAFEALPVLMLTARGHARDREMAEKAGVSRFMTKPFSNTEMLDAVRDLTR; this is encoded by the coding sequence ATGACAAAACATGTCGTGCTGGTGGAGGACGAGGTCAATATTGCGGAGGCCATCCGCTTTTTGCTCTCAAACGAAGGCTGGCGGGTCGAAACGCTGGCAAACGGGGGCAGTGCTTATGATGTCATTCGGAACGCCGTGCCTGATCTTGTTATTCTTGACGTGATGTTGCCGGGCAAAAGCGGATTCGAGATCCTGCATGATCTGCGCAGCGACGCGGCGTTTGAGGCGTTGCCGGTTCTGATGCTGACCGCACGCGGTCATGCCCGCGACCGCGAAATGGCAGAGAAAGCAGGCGTCAGCCGTTTTATGACCAAACCTTTTTCCAATACCGAAATGCTGGACGCCGTGCGCGACCTAACCCGTTGA